A region of Toxorhynchites rutilus septentrionalis strain SRP chromosome 1, ASM2978413v1, whole genome shotgun sequence DNA encodes the following proteins:
- the LOC129780808 gene encoding probable cyclin-dependent serine/threonine-protein kinase DDB_G0292550, producing the protein MASILEIIKTTSSIVPQFDGNIDKLKAFADALNLVKTFETPENKATIINVILTKLEGRARNAFTETPTSVSEISKILKAKITTSPPEQVLAKMANLKQNGGIEQFCLDLEKLVFSLETAYTAKEIPPQVAKSMANKEGVKHLAGGLKNEKTSLIIRAGNFNSYSDAMTKALEENLNNASASVFAYSQTNRNANRFNNNVDTHYNNYRRRPNDFHNRGRNQNNFNRNNFNQNNFQNQPRNNYNRFGQQNQVRDQFSNINPQRNNNNNNRRNTNFNRPQQYIRLTGNESQPTDALQSEPALTLEENKHYGDQH; encoded by the coding sequence atggCTAGCATACTCGAAATAATCAAGACTACATCGTCTATAGTTCCGCAATTCGACGGAAACATAGACAAACTGAAAGCCTTCGCTGACGCTTTAAACTtggtgaaaacatttgaaacaccGGAAAACAAAGCAACCATAATTAACGTCATACTAACCAAACTAGAGGGACGGGCGAGAAATGCCTTCACTGAAACACCGACATCGGTGAGCGagataagcaaaattttaaaagcTAAAATAACGACCAGCCCACCGGAACAAGTTCTAGCTAAAATGGCTAACTTGAAACAAAACGGTGGAATCGAACAATTTTGCCTGGATTTAGAAAAATTGGTGTTCAGTTTGGAAACAGCGTACACCGCTAAAGAAATTCCGCCCCAAGTTGCCAAATCTATGGCAAACAAAGAAGGCGTCAAACATTTAGCCGGAgggttaaaaaacgaaaaaacctcgCTCATCATAAGAGCAGGGAATTTCAATTCATACTCCGACGCGATGACTAAAGCGTTGGAGGAAAACTTAAATAATGCGAGCGCATCAGTATTTGCATACTCGCAAACCAACAGAAACGCCAACCGTTTCAACAACAACGTTGACACACATTATAATAATTACAGGCGCAGGCCAAACGACTTCCATAACCGCGGTAGAAACCAAAACAATTTCAACCGCaacaatttcaaccaaaataattttcaaaaccaACCGCGTAATAACTATAACCGTTTTGGCCAGCAAAACCAAGTTCGAGACCAATTCTCAAACATAAACCCACAgcgaaataacaacaacaacaataggcggaatacaaattttaaccGCCCTCAGCAATACATCCGCCTAACGGGAAACGAGTCACAACCGACGGACGCCCTCCAGTCCGAACCGGCATTGACATTGGAGGAAAACAAACATTACGGAGACCaacattaa